The genome window GAGCCCCGGCTGTCGGCAGGGGCCTGCACGGCCAGTCCGACAACCACACTGGCGCCAAGGGCGCTGCGGAATGCTGATTTGGTCCTTGTCATCTGTCTGTCCTTTCTGTTGCGGAGGCCGGTGCGTCCCGGCTCATCCCTGCTGTCCTTGCGGGCGCACGGTGATCTCGTTCACGGCCACATTTTCGGGGCTTTCGATGACATGGCGGACAAGCCGACCGATATCGGCAGGCTGAAGGGCGATTGCGCGATACTCTTCCATGAAGGCCATCGTCTCTTCATGCGTGATCGTCTGCGCCAGTTCGCTGTCGACAACGCCGGGATTCACGCAGGTCACCCGAATGTGGGGACTCTCCTGCCGCAGCCCGTCCGAGATCGCCCGCACTGCAAATTTCGTCCCGCAATAGATGGCCGCCGTGGGCACCGCGTTCAGAGCTCCGATGGAGGCAATGTTGATGATCTGCCCGGCGTTCTGACGGTCCATCGCCGGAAGGACCGCGCCGATACCCCAGAGCACGCCCTTGACGTTCACGTCCACCATGCGCTCCCATTCGTCGTGCTTGCCTGCGGACATCGGCGACAGCGGCATCACGCCAGCGTTGTTCACCAGCACGTCGATCCGGCCCCAGAGGCCGAGGGCGGTGGCGGCGAAGGCGGCCATGTCCTCGCGGCTGGTGACGTCGAGCGCGCGATATTCGGCGGTACCGCCGCTGGCGTTGATGTCCTCTGCAATCGCGGCAAGCCGGTCGGTGCGCCGGGCGCCGAGCAGCAGCCTGGCACCTGCCGCACCCAGGGCCCGCGCGATGCCTTCGCCGATGCCACTGGAAGCGCCGGTGATGAGAATGACCTTGTCCATGTCTGGCTCCTTCGTTTCGATCTGTCTTCCGACCGAACAGAAGGTGGAGGCGATTGATTGTCGCCTGTAGACCGCCCGAGGTTTATGCTGTGGTTAGCATGACTGGACAATCACCATGGACCTCAACCTTCTTCCTCTTCTGCTCGCCGTCGCCAAAGAGCGGAATTTCCGCGCCGCCGCCGATCGGATGGGGGTGACGCGATCTGCCGTCAGCCAGTCGATCCGGCGGCTCGAGGACCAACTTGGCACCGCGCTTGTCCTGCGCACCACCCGCTCGGTCCACCTGACCGAGGCGGGGGCGGCGCTGGTCGCCGCCCTCCAGTCGCCGCTGACCGAGATCGGCGGGGCGCTGGAAACCGCCCAGGCCCGGGACGTGCCGCGCGGGCACCTCAAGCTTACCGCCACCTCAATCGCCGAGCCGTTCCTGTCGGGCCCGCTTCTGGCAGGCTTCGTGCAAAACCATCCGGAGATAACGGTGGACGTGACGGTGACGGACGAGGAATTCGACATCGTCGCCCATGGCTTCGATGCCGGGGTCCGGCTGGGCGAAGTCATCGAAAAGGACATGATCGCGGTGCCGGTCGGCGGCGACCAGCGTGAACGCGCCGCGGCCTCGCCGGCCTACCTGGCCCGGCACGATGCGCCGAGCCACCCGCGCGAGCTGATCGATCACCCCTGCATCGGCTGGCGGCGCGCGCCCGAGCTTGCCCCGCACCGCTGGGAATTCGTCGAAAACGGTCAACCCTTCGACGTGGCGGTGAACCAGACCTTCACCACCAACGACCTGCGCCTGATGATCCGCATGGCCATTGCCGGGGCC of Paroceanicella profunda contains these proteins:
- a CDS encoding SDR family oxidoreductase — encoded protein: MDKVILITGASSGIGEGIARALGAAGARLLLGARRTDRLAAIAEDINASGGTAEYRALDVTSREDMAAFAATALGLWGRIDVLVNNAGVMPLSPMSAGKHDEWERMVDVNVKGVLWGIGAVLPAMDRQNAGQIINIASIGALNAVPTAAIYCGTKFAVRAISDGLRQESPHIRVTCVNPGVVDSELAQTITHEETMAFMEEYRAIALQPADIGRLVRHVIESPENVAVNEITVRPQGQQG
- a CDS encoding LysR family transcriptional regulator translates to MDLNLLPLLLAVAKERNFRAAADRMGVTRSAVSQSIRRLEDQLGTALVLRTTRSVHLTEAGAALVAALQSPLTEIGGALETAQARDVPRGHLKLTATSIAEPFLSGPLLAGFVQNHPEITVDVTVTDEEFDIVAHGFDAGVRLGEVIEKDMIAVPVGGDQRERAAASPAYLARHDAPSHPRELIDHPCIGWRRAPELAPHRWEFVENGQPFDVAVNQTFTTNDLRLMIRMAIAGAGITFAPEDCLREHFDTGALVPLLERFLPPFTGFFLYFPQRRNMAPKLRALVDHVRRLRHPGKDGGSRAT